In Oryza glaberrima chromosome 8, OglaRS2, whole genome shotgun sequence, the following are encoded in one genomic region:
- the LOC127781289 gene encoding uncharacterized protein Os08g0218700/LOC_Os08g12160-like: MSRLSSSMATVLVVLMVVSTRGLSPPCAAAAKEEKPVVVLPPAAAPGEAPSAEAAAFVRSCCETALPAERDASSFCYDELLPYADSFGGNQVKVTEVAATILSNNLSAYLDELRKVQDGAGKGDQNLMACVDGFTDATNVNITKEALDSLGRLAAAGDGKRSKEDLENVQKWIKGVDKHYVGGNAAGSDCETGYLYTYNDDLPAQETLGNCLYTASSLINHIKL; this comes from the coding sequence ATGAGCAGGTTGAGCTCGAGCATGGCCACCGTCCTCGTGGTGTTGATGGTCGTCAGCACCCGCGGCTTATCCCCACCATGTGCGGCCGCAGCGAAGGAGGAGAAGCCAGTGGTGGTGCTgccaccagcggcggcgccagggGAGGCGCCCTccgcggaggcggcagcgttCGTCCGCTCCTGCTGCGAAACCGCCCTGCCGGCCGAGCGCGACGCCTCCAGCTTTTGCTACGACGAGCTGCTCCCCTACGCTGACTCCTTCGGAGGCAACCAGGTGAAGGTCACCGAGGTGGCCGCCACCATCCTGAGCAACAACCTCTCGGCCTACCTCGACGAGTTGCGCAAGGTCCAGGATGGGGCCGGCAAGGGGGACCAGAACCTGATGGCCTGCGTCGATGGCTTTACCGATGCCACCAACGTGAACATCACCAAGGAGGCGCTGGACAGCCTCGGCCgtcttgccgccgccggagatggcaAGCGCAGCAAGGAGGATCTGGAGAATGTGCAGAAGTGGATCAAAGGGGTGGACAAACACTACGTCGGAGGGAACGCGGCTGGGTCCGATTGCGAGACAGGTTACCTGTACACTTATAACGATGATCTCCCCGCCCAGGAAACCCTTGGAAATTGTCTCTACACTGCCAGCTCCCTCATCAATCACATAAAGCTTTAA